A window of the Fuscovulum sp. genome harbors these coding sequences:
- a CDS encoding MotA/TolQ/ExbB proton channel family protein → MDIATLIGLVGAIVMIIGSMIYAGGVAPFVDYASVVIVFGGTFFIVMMKMPMGVFIGHFKAMGKAFKPSIFDMPTIIERMVELAAMARKDGMMALEGQQVPDRFFERGLQMLIDGADEGKLVKALKQEIKAMKSRHEGNHSALKAWIDYGPAMGMVGTLIGLVLMLGNMSDPKSIGPAMAVALLTTLYGALIANVIFGPVLSKLEGYTADEVTYRELVLEGLRAIARGDSPRSVQDQMVTVLPPKEQARLMAA, encoded by the coding sequence ATGGATATCGCAACCCTTATCGGGCTGGTCGGGGCGATCGTCATGATCATCGGGTCGATGATCTATGCGGGCGGGGTTGCGCCCTTTGTCGACTATGCGTCGGTCGTGATCGTGTTCGGCGGGACGTTCTTCATCGTGATGATGAAGATGCCGATGGGCGTGTTCATCGGCCATTTCAAGGCGATGGGAAAGGCGTTCAAGCCGTCCATCTTCGACATGCCCACAATCATCGAGCGGATGGTCGAGCTGGCGGCGATGGCGCGCAAGGACGGGATGATGGCGCTGGAGGGCCAGCAGGTGCCGGACCGGTTCTTTGAGCGCGGTTTGCAGATGCTGATCGACGGGGCGGATGAAGGCAAGCTGGTCAAGGCGCTGAAGCAGGAAATCAAGGCGATGAAATCGCGCCATGAGGGGAACCACAGCGCGTTGAAGGCCTGGATCGACTATGGCCCGGCGATGGGGATGGTGGGTACGCTGATCGGGTTGGTGCTGATGCTGGGCAATATGTCGGACCCGAAATCCATCGGCCCGGCCATGGCAGTGGCGCTGCTGACCACGCTTTACGGGGCGTTGATTGCCAACGTGATCTTTGGGCCGGTGCTTTCCAAGCTGGAGGGTTACACCGCCGATGAGGTGACCTATCGCGAATTGGTTCTGGAAGGGTTGCGTGCGATTGCGCGGGGCGACAGCCCGCGCAGCGTACAGGATCAGATGGTAACCGTGCTGCCGCCCAAAGAGCAGGCGCGGCTGATGGCCGCGTAA
- a CDS encoding OmpA family protein yields the protein MASSAKVTLLRPPPVYDEDDDDDRPACPPVGAPAWLATFADIATNLMAFFVLILGFAKFDEVSFKKMAGSMRETFGTEMVAPIMDNAEGGMVLEMDFKPQGLPPDTVEGEEPPTGDEGREPNRDGEEAGRSPEEAAQIAAAQAAGEAAAQAMMQALASGKLTVEQGDKSVTVKLAEGEGQPTAEEVAEVLAALTGGAADAAGDEPGSDPDKQVAAPDQPAEEGTGEPAPGSGGAGGPSAGRATSPGFAEAKLSVALRDQSAQGLVEVERRDGKVFVTVGAGGAFESGSADLTEQAKTIMDEISANALAPDATITVTGHTDNVPLSGGPYTDNFGLGAARATSVVRELVESGKIDPSQIVAVSRGESAPVADNTTDAGREKNRRIEIEIDYGKAEGGPDSASGD from the coding sequence ATGGCAAGTTCTGCAAAGGTCACACTGCTGCGACCACCGCCCGTCTATGACGAGGACGATGATGATGACCGTCCCGCCTGCCCGCCTGTCGGCGCGCCGGCATGGCTGGCGACGTTCGCGGATATCGCAACCAACCTTATGGCGTTCTTCGTTCTGATCCTTGGATTTGCCAAGTTCGACGAGGTGAGCTTCAAGAAGATGGCCGGGTCCATGCGGGAAACCTTTGGCACCGAGATGGTGGCACCAATCATGGACAATGCCGAAGGCGGCATGGTTCTGGAGATGGATTTCAAGCCGCAGGGTCTGCCACCCGATACGGTTGAGGGCGAGGAACCCCCGACCGGAGATGAGGGCCGCGAACCCAACCGCGATGGCGAAGAGGCCGGACGATCCCCCGAGGAAGCGGCGCAGATTGCTGCGGCGCAGGCTGCGGGCGAGGCGGCAGCGCAGGCGATGATGCAGGCGCTGGCTTCGGGCAAGTTGACGGTGGAACAGGGCGACAAAAGCGTGACGGTCAAGCTGGCCGAGGGCGAGGGGCAACCCACCGCGGAAGAGGTGGCTGAGGTGCTGGCCGCGCTGACGGGCGGCGCGGCGGATGCTGCGGGCGATGAGCCGGGGAGCGATCCCGATAAGCAGGTGGCCGCCCCTGACCAGCCCGCCGAGGAAGGCACGGGCGAGCCTGCGCCGGGATCGGGTGGGGCGGGCGGGCCTTCGGCCGGGCGGGCCACAAGCCCCGGCTTTGCCGAAGCCAAGCTGAGCGTCGCCCTGCGGGATCAGAGCGCGCAGGGCCTGGTCGAGGTGGAGCGGCGCGACGGGAAGGTCTTTGTCACCGTGGGTGCCGGTGGGGCCTTTGAATCAGGGTCGGCTGATCTGACCGAGCAAGCCAAGACGATCATGGACGAGATTTCGGCCAATGCTCTGGCACCGGATGCCACGATCACGGTGACCGGGCATACCGACAACGTACCGCTGAGCGGGGGGCCCTACACCGACAATTTCGGGCTGGGGGCGGCGCGGGCGACATCGGTGGTGCGTGAGTTGGTGGAAAGCGGGAAGATCGACCCGTCGCAGATCGTTGCGGTGTCGCGTGGGGAATCCGCGCCGGTGGCCGACAACACGACCGATGCCGGACGCGAGAAGAACCGTAGGATCGAGATCGAAATCGACTATGGCAAAGCCGAAGGTGGCCCGGATTCTGCAAGTGGGGACTAA
- the fliD gene encoding flagellar filament capping protein FliD yields the protein MNVDILSSLNTNGSGLNLRELTASLVAAEIEPLKARQTSRSEAAQLSISALGQVRSQFGALNNAVATLRENPVLAAKSGNAGVGVTITDPSKIANSTTSIEVEQLATRQVLEFGGYTSADALVGAGSLQVEVGVWFEDVNGDPAFALNPATTVNTLNIPAGVTLSMLAETLDALPGMAARVLDKGDGTFSLGIVSEPGAGSALRFTVAETVAGLAAFDTTATNATRQIQAAQDAVLLVDGITVSRPSNVIDDLIPGATLDITAPAGTATTVSFTRDIETARLNMQALVEQVNNTRKLLTDLSARGAGETTAGALAGDRLIEKLKADLTGLLAAPISGFGASAKRLSDFGVATNRDGSLRLDNTRFEKAFEADPAGFDMVFSDRLSGSAPGVEVTGTLGAAARGGSLSFIRNATTGEATLNGESMLGLTLPDGRAQYLLFSGDYAGMTVTVPADLEATEVRYGKSFLTSLETMLDAALTRGANSLSEREDQLTSRVTEATDEITALDTRATLLERRYLQRFTAMETAIAGLKSTGNYLTNLVAQWNKDS from the coding sequence ATGAACGTTGACATCCTTTCGTCGCTGAACACCAACGGGTCGGGCCTGAACCTGCGGGAATTGACCGCGTCTCTGGTTGCAGCGGAGATCGAGCCGCTGAAGGCCCGGCAGACCAGCCGGTCGGAAGCGGCGCAATTGTCAATCTCTGCGCTGGGACAGGTGCGGTCGCAGTTCGGGGCGCTGAACAACGCGGTGGCAACGCTGCGGGAAAACCCGGTTCTGGCGGCAAAGTCGGGCAATGCGGGCGTGGGGGTGACGATCACGGACCCAAGCAAGATCGCCAATTCGACCACATCCATCGAAGTGGAGCAGCTGGCCACGCGGCAGGTGCTGGAATTCGGGGGGTATACGTCGGCGGATGCGTTGGTGGGGGCGGGGTCCTTGCAGGTTGAGGTGGGGGTCTGGTTCGAGGATGTGAACGGCGACCCGGCCTTTGCTTTGAACCCCGCGACCACCGTGAACACGCTGAACATCCCGGCTGGCGTAACGCTTTCCATGCTGGCCGAGACGCTGGACGCGCTGCCGGGGATGGCGGCGCGGGTGCTGGACAAGGGGGATGGCACCTTTTCGCTGGGCATCGTGAGCGAGCCGGGCGCGGGATCGGCGCTGCGGTTTACGGTGGCGGAAACGGTGGCCGGGCTGGCGGCGTTCGATACAACCGCGACGAATGCGACGCGGCAGATTCAGGCGGCGCAGGATGCGGTGCTGCTGGTGGACGGGATCACCGTATCGCGGCCCAGCAATGTAATTGATGACCTGATCCCCGGGGCGACGCTGGACATCACCGCGCCTGCGGGCACGGCGACGACGGTCAGCTTTACCCGCGATATCGAAACGGCGCGGCTGAACATGCAGGCGCTGGTGGAGCAGGTGAACAACACCCGCAAGCTGCTGACCGATCTGTCGGCGCGCGGCGCGGGGGAAACCACGGCGGGCGCGCTGGCCGGGGACCGGCTGATCGAGAAGCTGAAGGCGGATCTGACCGGCCTGCTGGCCGCGCCGATCAGCGGCTTTGGCGCATCCGCCAAGCGGCTTTCTGACTTTGGGGTGGCGACCAATCGGGATGGGTCGCTCCGGCTTGATAACACGCGGTTCGAGAAGGCTTTTGAAGCCGATCCGGCGGGTTTCGACATGGTTTTTTCCGATCGGCTATCGGGCAGTGCACCGGGGGTTGAGGTGACCGGCACGCTGGGGGCGGCAGCGCGGGGGGGAAGCCTGTCCTTTATCCGCAACGCGACCACCGGGGAGGCGACGCTGAACGGGGAGTCGATGCTGGGTTTGACGCTGCCCGATGGGCGGGCGCAGTATCTGCTGTTCAGCGGTGATTATGCCGGGATGACGGTGACGGTGCCTGCCGATCTGGAGGCGACCGAGGTGCGCTATGGCAAGAGCTTTCTGACATCACTGGAGACGATGCTGGATGCGGCACTGACACGCGGGGCGAACAGCCTGTCGGAACGCGAGGATCAGCTGACCAGCCGGGTGACAGAGGCGACGGATGAGATCACGGCGTTGGACACGCGGGCGACGCTGCTGGAGCGGCGGTATCTGCAACGTTTTACCGCGATGGAGACAGCGATTGCCGGGCTGAAGAGCACCGGGAATTACCTGACGAACCTGGTCGCGCAGTGGAACAAGGACAGCTGA
- a CDS encoding sigma 54-interacting transcriptional regulator has protein sequence MTTHWIDRAVSIQALPVPVSTIDRIIVGETAPMRSLKRMITAVAGSDAAVLVRGPTGAGKELVAEALHRASGRLGAIVAVNCAAIPADLLESELFGHEKGAFTGADRARPGRIEQAAGGTLFLDEIGDMPLALQAKLLRVLETRRIQRLGATAEQTVDFRLVTATHRDLTAAVASGDFRADLFYRISVFPLSVPSLAERTADIPLILARLIEEYTSNNPAAEVPHFDLGALRALSAYGWPGNIRELKNVLMRAFVMLPGRMVTARHVRDNLLGMEMPCPDSAEVVLPEPPAPQARGELPDPTQFHDALGRLGDIDLRGYIRDIEVALIEAALDTRQGNVAQAADALRLRRTTLIEKMKKFGIRRGLVA, from the coding sequence CATTCAAGCCCTGCCTGTTCCCGTAAGCACGATCGACCGGATCATCGTCGGTGAAACCGCCCCGATGCGCAGCCTCAAGCGGATGATTACCGCCGTGGCCGGGTCCGATGCTGCCGTCCTCGTCCGTGGCCCCACCGGCGCGGGCAAGGAACTGGTGGCCGAGGCCCTGCACCGTGCCTCGGGTCGCCTTGGCGCAATCGTCGCCGTGAACTGCGCCGCCATCCCGGCGGACCTTTTGGAAAGCGAACTCTTCGGCCATGAAAAAGGGGCCTTCACCGGGGCCGACCGCGCCCGTCCAGGCCGCATCGAACAGGCCGCTGGCGGCACCCTCTTTCTCGACGAAATCGGCGACATGCCGCTTGCCCTGCAAGCCAAGCTTCTGCGCGTGCTGGAAACCCGCCGCATTCAGCGTCTGGGTGCCACGGCGGAGCAGACTGTCGATTTCCGCCTCGTCACCGCCACCCACCGCGATCTGACCGCCGCCGTCGCCTCGGGCGATTTCCGCGCCGATCTGTTCTACCGTATCTCCGTGTTCCCGCTGTCCGTGCCCAGCCTGGCCGAGCGTACCGCCGATATCCCCCTCATCCTCGCCCGCCTGATCGAGGAATACACCTCCAACAACCCCGCCGCCGAAGTTCCGCATTTCGACCTTGGCGCCCTGCGCGCCCTGTCTGCCTATGGCTGGCCCGGCAATATCCGCGAATTGAAGAACGTCCTGATGCGCGCCTTCGTCATGTTGCCCGGCCGCATGGTCACCGCACGACACGTGCGCGACAATCTACTCGGCATGGAAATGCCCTGCCCCGACAGCGCCGAGGTGGTGCTGCCCGAACCCCCCGCGCCGCAGGCACGGGGAGAGCTGCCCGATCCCACCCAGTTCCACGATGCGCTGGGCCGTCTGGGCGATATCGACCTGCGCGGATACATCCGCGATATCGAAGTGGCACTGATCGAAGCCGCGCTTGATACCCGTCAGGGCAACGTGGCGCAGGCCGCCGATGCCTTGCGCCTGCGCCGCACCACGCTGATCGAAAAGATGAAAAAGTTCGGCATCCGCCGCGGCCTCGTGGCCTGA